A window of Candidatus Omnitrophota bacterium contains these coding sequences:
- a CDS encoding zinc ribbon domain-containing protein: MPTYEYECASCKHKFEVFQNINDKPIESCSKCGKSARRLISAGGGIIFKGSGFYATDYRKPAPQKEGAPGKCPSSSPSCSNCPNA; encoded by the coding sequence ATGCCTACATACGAATATGAATGCGCAAGTTGTAAGCACAAATTTGAGGTTTTTCAGAACATAAATGATAAACCGATCGAGTCCTGTTCTAAATGCGGCAAGAGCGCCAGGCGCCTGATAAGCGCGGGAGGGGGTATAATCTTTAAGGGCAGCGGATTCTACGCTACTGATTACAGAAAGCCCGCGCCCCAAAAAGAAGGGGCGCCCGGTAAATGCCCTTCGTCTTCGCCTTCCTGCTCAAATTGCCCCAATGCCTGA